The Victivallis sp. Marseille-Q1083 genome has a window encoding:
- a CDS encoding sugar MFS transporter, whose amino-acid sequence MKSSKKLQLGRYDYASYSAFSVYALCSLSIPIVLVAMGRDLNFPLDQGGMAAGGVLHLVRSVSMVVALLLCGSIAGHLGKRLSMGYCMLFMGSGILLCAFSPVYWLLIPCLLLAGFGEGICEGLATPFVQDLHADAPERYVNISHAFWSVGVGTCVLLAGGLLSMGIGWRPILAGAGLLGLLVSLTFLWKESPRHKYPEAPEKIRTKDVWRYTTAIVRTPRFWVYCLGMFMGAGAEFCLTFWAATYIQLNFNASAWFAGLGTAAIALGMFLGRTGFGYFARKQYLKHLLLCTGLGTIPVTLLLTLLQPDTFQSSVLTFAVLFGLLFLAGIGIAPYWPTLQVYGVNNLPELDSTMLYIYFSSVGIPGCGFFTWLMGLLGDCCGLREAFFLIPGSLLLFSLVILLEGWVFPNRRKLEA is encoded by the coding sequence ATGAAGTCATCGAAGAAGTTGCAGTTGGGCCGCTACGATTATGCCAGTTATTCGGCGTTTTCCGTCTATGCGCTCTGTTCGCTGTCGATTCCGATCGTGCTGGTTGCGATGGGACGCGATTTGAATTTCCCGCTGGATCAGGGCGGCATGGCCGCCGGCGGAGTGCTGCACCTGGTGCGGAGCGTGTCGATGGTGGTGGCGCTGCTGCTGTGCGGCAGTATCGCCGGACATCTCGGCAAACGGCTTTCGATGGGTTACTGCATGCTTTTCATGGGCAGCGGCATTCTGCTCTGCGCGTTTTCTCCAGTCTACTGGCTATTGATCCCCTGCCTGCTGCTGGCCGGCTTCGGCGAAGGCATTTGCGAGGGACTCGCCACGCCGTTCGTCCAGGATTTGCACGCCGACGCGCCGGAACGCTACGTCAACATTTCCCATGCCTTCTGGTCGGTCGGCGTCGGCACCTGCGTGCTGCTGGCCGGCGGACTTTTGAGCATGGGGATCGGCTGGCGGCCGATCCTGGCCGGCGCCGGCCTCCTGGGACTGCTGGTTTCGCTCACCTTCCTGTGGAAGGAGAGTCCGCGCCATAAATATCCGGAAGCGCCGGAAAAAATCCGTACCAAGGATGTCTGGCGCTACACCACCGCCATCGTCCGGACCCCGCGCTTCTGGGTCTATTGCCTCGGCATGTTCATGGGCGCCGGCGCCGAATTCTGCCTGACTTTCTGGGCGGCGACCTACATCCAATTGAATTTCAACGCCAGCGCCTGGTTCGCCGGTCTCGGCACGGCAGCGATTGCGCTCGGCATGTTCCTCGGCCGCACCGGATTCGGCTATTTTGCCCGCAAACAGTACCTGAAGCACCTGCTGCTGTGTACCGGCCTCGGGACCATCCCGGTCACGCTGCTGCTGACGCTCCTGCAGCCGGACACCTTTCAATCGTCGGTGCTGACTTTTGCCGTACTGTTCGGCCTGCTCTTTCTGGCCGGCATCGGCATCGCGCCTTACTGGCCGACGCTGCAGGTTTACGGCGTCAACAACCTCCCGGAGCTGGATTCGACGATGCTGTACATCTATTTTTCATCGGTCGGCATTCCCGGCTGCGGCTTTTTCACCTGGCTGATGGGATTGCTGGGCGACTGCTGCGGCCTGCGGGAAGCCTTTTTCCTGATCCCGGGCTCGCTGCTGCTGTTCAGCCTGGTCATCCTGCTGGAAGGCTGGGTCTTTCCCAATCGCAGAAAGCTGGAAGCATGA